In the Dama dama isolate Ldn47 chromosome 13, ASM3311817v1, whole genome shotgun sequence genome, one interval contains:
- the LOC133067995 gene encoding anaphase-promoting complex subunit 13-like has protein sequence MDSEVQRDGSILDLIDNAWREDKLPYEDVAIPLNELPEPEQDNRGTTESVKEQEMKWMDLALQCLRGNVPPQ, from the coding sequence ATGGACAGTGAGGTACAGAGAGATGGAAGCATCTTGGATTTGATTGACAATGCTTGGCGAGAAGACAAGCTGCCTTATGAGGATGTTGCAATACCACTGAATGAGCTCCCTGAACCTGAACAGGACAACAGAGGCACCACAGAATCTGTTAAAGAACAAGAAATGAAGTGGATGGACTTGGCCTTACAGTGCCTCCGTGGGAATGTTCCCCCCCAGTAG